A region of Sulfitobacter faviae DNA encodes the following proteins:
- the aspS gene encoding aspartate--tRNA ligase, whose translation MHAYRSHTCADLSLENKGDNVRLSGWVHRVRDHGGVLFLDLRDHYGITQVICDPDSPAFAEMEKVRAEWCVRIDGTVKARDESLVNPKLPTGEIEVYARDIEILGSAAELPLQVFGDQEYPEETRLRYRYLDLRREKMQKNMALRSDVVASIRKRMWDQNFREFQTPIITASSPEGARDFLVPSRLHPGKFYALPQAPQQFKQLLMVSGFDKYFQIAPCFRDEDPRADRSPTDFYQLDMEMSFVTQQDVFDTIQPVIAGIFEEFGGGKKVDETWEQISYKDAALWYGSDKPDLRNPIKMQVVSEHFRDSGFAIFAKLLEQEGTEIRAIPAPTGGSRKFCDRMNAFAQKEGLPGMGYIFWRDQGSGMEAAGPLAKNIGPERTEAIRQQLGLGVGDAAFFLGGKPKSFEAVAGRARNVIGEELNLTDKERFAFAWIVDFPIYERDEETGKIDFEHNPFSMPQGGMEALEGDPLKVLGYQYDLACNGYELVSGAIRNHKPEIMFKAFEIAGYGEDEVRKRFGGMVNAFQYGAPPHGGCAAGIDRIVMLLAEEQNIREVILFPMNQRAEDLMMNAPSEPSSDQLMELGLRVIPQE comes from the coding sequence ATGCACGCCTATCGCAGCCATACCTGTGCCGATCTGAGCCTTGAGAACAAGGGTGACAATGTGCGCCTGTCCGGCTGGGTGCACCGGGTGCGGGATCACGGCGGTGTGCTCTTTCTGGACCTGCGCGACCATTACGGCATCACGCAGGTGATCTGCGACCCCGACAGCCCGGCCTTCGCCGAGATGGAGAAGGTCCGCGCGGAGTGGTGTGTGCGCATCGACGGCACCGTCAAGGCGCGCGACGAGAGCCTTGTGAACCCCAAGCTGCCCACGGGCGAGATCGAAGTCTACGCGCGCGACATCGAAATCTTGGGTTCTGCCGCGGAACTGCCGCTTCAGGTCTTTGGCGATCAGGAATACCCCGAGGAGACACGTCTGCGCTATCGCTACCTCGACCTGCGCCGGGAGAAGATGCAAAAGAACATGGCGCTGCGCTCTGACGTGGTGGCCTCGATCCGCAAGCGCATGTGGGATCAGAACTTCCGCGAGTTCCAGACGCCGATCATCACCGCTTCCTCCCCCGAGGGCGCGCGCGACTTCCTCGTGCCGTCGCGTCTGCATCCGGGCAAGTTCTACGCCCTGCCGCAGGCGCCGCAGCAGTTCAAACAGCTGCTCATGGTCTCGGGCTTTGACAAATACTTCCAGATCGCGCCCTGCTTCCGCGACGAGGACCCGCGCGCCGACCGCTCGCCCACCGATTTCTACCAGCTCGACATGGAGATGTCCTTTGTCACGCAGCAGGACGTCTTCGACACGATCCAGCCGGTGATCGCAGGCATCTTCGAAGAGTTCGGCGGCGGCAAGAAGGTCGACGAGACTTGGGAGCAGATTTCCTACAAGGACGCCGCGCTTTGGTATGGCTCCGACAAGCCCGACCTGCGCAACCCGATCAAGATGCAGGTGGTGAGCGAGCACTTCCGCGATTCCGGCTTCGCGATCTTTGCCAAACTGCTTGAGCAGGAAGGCACCGAAATCCGCGCCATTCCCGCGCCCACAGGCGGCAGCCGCAAGTTCTGCGATCGCATGAACGCCTTCGCGCAGAAGGAAGGTCTGCCCGGCATGGGCTATATCTTCTGGCGCGATCAGGGCAGCGGCATGGAAGCGGCAGGCCCGTTGGCCAAGAACATCGGGCCTGAGCGCACCGAAGCGATCCGCCAGCAATTGGGTCTGGGTGTCGGCGACGCGGCCTTCTTCCTCGGCGGCAAGCCGAAGAGCTTTGAGGCCGTCGCGGGCCGCGCGCGTAACGTCATCGGCGAGGAGTTGAACCTCACCGACAAGGAGCGTTTCGCCTTTGCATGGATCGTGGATTTCCCGATCTACGAGCGCGACGAAGAGACCGGCAAGATCGACTTCGAACACAACCCCTTCTCCATGCCCCAAGGCGGGATGGAAGCGCTGGAGGGCGATCCGCTCAAGGTGCTGGGCTATCAATATGACCTCGCCTGCAACGGCTACGAGCTGGTTTCGGGCGCGATCCGGAACCACAAGCCGGAGATCATGTTCAAAGCCTTTGAGATCGCGGGCTACGGCGAAGACGAGGTGCGCAAGCGCTTTGGCGGCATGGTCAACGCCTTCCAATACGGCGCGCCGCCCCACGGTGGCTGTGCCGCGGGCATCGACCGTATCGTCATGCTGCTGGCCGAAGAGCAAAACATCCGCGAAGTCATCCTCTTCCCGATGAACCAGCGCGCCGAAGACCTGATGATGAACGCCCCTTCCGAGCCCAGCAGCGATCAGCTGATGGAACTGGGGCTGCGGGTCATCCCGCAGGAGTGA
- the urtD gene encoding urea ABC transporter ATP-binding protein UrtD has product MTSLLEMSGISKSFDGFQAIKNLSLQIGEPELRAVIGPNGAGKTTFMDIITGKTKPDEGYIRFGEDSRSLIGLSESQIAMLGIGRKFQKPTVFEAQSVRENLAMALKNPRGTFSVLFYRKSAEGAARLEQIADEINLTAHLSRPAGELSHGQKQWLEIGMLLAQSPRLLLVDEPAAGMTAHEREHTTDILRKAAETRAVIVVEHDMEFVRRLNCKVTVLHEGSVLAEGSLDHVTNNQTVIDVYLGRSDAGD; this is encoded by the coding sequence ATGACTTCTCTTTTGGAAATGTCCGGAATTTCGAAATCCTTTGACGGGTTTCAGGCGATCAAGAACCTCAGCCTCCAGATCGGGGAGCCGGAGTTGCGGGCCGTCATTGGCCCCAATGGGGCGGGCAAAACAACTTTCATGGATATCATCACCGGCAAGACGAAGCCGGATGAGGGCTATATTCGTTTCGGCGAAGACAGCCGCTCGCTCATTGGTCTGTCGGAAAGCCAGATCGCCATGCTGGGGATCGGGCGCAAGTTTCAAAAGCCCACGGTTTTCGAGGCGCAAAGCGTGCGCGAAAACCTTGCCATGGCGCTCAAGAACCCGCGGGGCACCTTCTCGGTCCTGTTCTATCGCAAGAGTGCAGAGGGGGCCGCGCGGCTTGAACAGATCGCCGATGAGATCAACCTCACCGCCCATCTCTCCCGCCCTGCCGGAGAGTTGAGCCATGGGCAAAAACAATGGCTGGAGATCGGGATGCTGCTTGCGCAATCGCCGCGCCTGCTGCTGGTGGATGAACCCGCCGCAGGCATGACCGCGCATGAGCGCGAGCACACCACCGACATCCTGAGAAAGGCGGCCGAGACTCGCGCCGTTATCGTGGTGGAGCATGATATGGAGTTCGTGCGGCGGCTGAACTGCAAGGTGACCGTATTGCACGAAGGATCGGTGCTGGCCGAAGGGTCACTGGATCATGTGACCAACAATCAGACTGTAATTGACGTTTATTTGGGGCGCAGCGATGCTGGAGATTGA
- a CDS encoding DUF1467 family protein — translation MGIVSGLVLFAVIWSMTFLIALPIRVQTQGDAGEVVPGTHAGAPEQHHLGRKALWTTLVAAIIWAISATIILSGWISVADIEGWLHPNAAPTHGTGG, via the coding sequence ATGGGGATCGTTTCGGGGCTCGTCCTCTTTGCCGTCATCTGGTCGATGACATTCCTGATCGCCCTGCCGATCCGGGTGCAAACCCAAGGCGACGCGGGCGAGGTGGTGCCGGGCACCCATGCGGGCGCGCCCGAGCAGCATCATCTGGGCCGTAAGGCGCTGTGGACCACGCTGGTCGCCGCGATCATCTGGGCGATCAGCGCGACGATCATCCTGTCGGGCTGGATCAGCGTGGCGGATATCGAAGGCTGGCTGCATCCGAATGCGGCACCAACGCATGGTACAGGTGGGTAA
- a CDS encoding EI24 domain-containing protein, with translation MAVGAIFRSFTRALGQLGDARFRKVVLLGVGLSLALLIAATAGFAYLVDWVTPEDAWLPVLGEVNWLDDLLSWSALILLMVLSVFLMVPVASAITSMFLDEVADAVEEVHYPHLPPANQVSMGDAIRDTVNFMGVLVGANLLALVLYLLFAPAALFIFWGLNGFLLGREYFTLAALRRHGRDETKRLRRRHAGTIWMAGVLMAVPLSVPLLNLLIPILGAATFTHLYHALVPHSDAASLRYPPR, from the coding sequence ATGGCTGTAGGCGCGATCTTCAGGTCATTCACCCGGGCGCTTGGCCAATTGGGCGATGCGCGCTTTCGCAAGGTGGTGCTCTTGGGCGTGGGCCTGTCGCTGGCGCTGCTGATCGCGGCCACGGCGGGCTTTGCCTATCTGGTGGATTGGGTCACCCCCGAAGACGCTTGGCTGCCCGTGCTAGGCGAGGTCAACTGGCTCGACGATTTGCTGAGCTGGAGCGCGCTGATCCTGCTCATGGTGCTGTCAGTCTTTTTGATGGTGCCCGTGGCCTCGGCGATCACCTCGATGTTTCTCGATGAGGTGGCCGATGCGGTGGAAGAGGTGCACTACCCCCATCTGCCCCCCGCGAACCAAGTCAGCATGGGCGACGCCATCCGCGACACGGTCAATTTCATGGGCGTGCTGGTGGGGGCGAACCTGCTGGCGCTGGTGCTTTATCTGCTCTTCGCCCCAGCGGCGCTGTTCATCTTCTGGGGGCTGAACGGGTTTCTGCTGGGGCGGGAGTATTTCACCCTCGCCGCGCTGCGCCGCCACGGGCGGGACGAGACCAAGCGCCTGCGTCGCCGCCATGCGGGCACGATCTGGATGGCCGGGGTGCTGATGGCGGTGCCGCTTTCGGTGCCGCTGCTGAACCTGCTGATCCCGATCCTAGGCGCGGCGACCTTTACCCACCTGTACCATGCGTTGGTGCCGCATTCGGATGCAGCCAGCCTTCGATATCCGCCACGCTGA
- a CDS encoding hemerythrin domain-containing protein, producing the protein MPSIYDAIKEDHDEHRALLNTIADTEGDSAERRKAWDRFYHDVKSHAAAEEETFYSTLMSETWGQDHARHSVHEHQQLDDIMEELRETDMSSSAWLTRFKQLKHDYEHHMDEEEDELFTRAKKVIGEEQNDAFGDKFLKRKEKEAKLIEEKREDSLED; encoded by the coding sequence ATGCCCTCCATCTATGACGCGATCAAAGAAGATCATGATGAACACCGCGCCCTGCTGAACACCATTGCCGACACCGAAGGCGACAGCGCCGAGCGCCGCAAAGCTTGGGATCGCTTTTACCATGACGTGAAATCCCACGCCGCCGCCGAGGAAGAGACCTTTTATTCCACGCTGATGTCCGAAACATGGGGCCAAGATCACGCCCGCCATTCGGTGCATGAGCACCAACAGCTTGACGACATCATGGAGGAATTGCGCGAAACCGATATGTCCTCTTCGGCTTGGCTGACTCGTTTCAAGCAGCTCAAGCATGATTACGAGCATCACATGGATGAGGAAGAAGACGAGCTTTTCACCCGTGCCAAGAAGGTTATCGGCGAGGAACAGAACGACGCCTTCGGCGACAAGTTCCTGAAGCGTAAGGAAAAGGAAGCCAAACTCATCGAGGAAAAGCGCGAAGACAGCCTTGAGGATTGA
- the trpS gene encoding tryptophan--tRNA ligase translates to MSETQFTPRVFSGIQPSGDLHLGNYLGALKRFANAQEKGVQSIYCMVDLHAITVWQDPADLKKSTRELCAGFIASGIDPEKSILINQSQVPEHAQLAWVFNCVARMGWMGRMTQWKDKAGKNAEAASLGLFAYPALMAADILIYHATHVPVGEDQKQHLELTRDIAAKFNHDYGVDFFPLTEPVIEGAATRVMSLRDGSKKMSKSDPSPASRINLTDDADTIAKKFRKAKTDPDALPSEAEGLKDRPEARNLVNIYAALSDRTVDQVLAEVGGQQFGTFKPALAELAVSRMGPITAEMQRLMADPAEIDRILARGAEQAREITAPILKRTYEIVGMVG, encoded by the coding sequence ATGTCCGAGACCCAATTCACCCCGCGCGTGTTTTCCGGCATTCAGCCCTCGGGCGACCTGCATTTGGGCAACTACCTCGGCGCGCTGAAACGTTTTGCCAATGCGCAGGAAAAGGGCGTACAATCGATCTACTGCATGGTCGACCTGCATGCGATCACAGTCTGGCAAGACCCGGCGGACCTGAAGAAAAGCACCCGCGAGCTCTGCGCCGGATTCATCGCCTCGGGCATCGACCCCGAAAAATCCATCCTAATCAACCAAAGCCAAGTGCCTGAGCACGCGCAGCTGGCTTGGGTCTTCAACTGCGTCGCGCGCATGGGCTGGATGGGCCGCATGACCCAGTGGAAGGACAAGGCCGGCAAAAACGCCGAAGCCGCCTCGCTGGGGCTTTTCGCCTACCCCGCGCTGATGGCCGCCGACATCCTGATCTACCACGCCACCCATGTGCCGGTGGGCGAGGACCAGAAACAGCACTTAGAGCTCACCCGCGACATCGCCGCGAAGTTCAACCACGACTACGGCGTCGACTTCTTCCCGCTCACCGAACCGGTGATCGAAGGCGCGGCCACCCGCGTCATGTCTCTGCGCGACGGGTCCAAGAAGATGTCAAAGTCCGACCCCTCGCCCGCGAGCCGCATCAACCTGACCGACGATGCCGACACGATCGCCAAGAAGTTCCGCAAGGCCAAGACCGACCCCGACGCCCTCCCGTCCGAGGCCGAGGGGCTGAAGGACCGCCCCGAGGCGCGCAACCTCGTGAACATCTACGCCGCCCTCAGCGACCGCACCGTCGATCAGGTGCTGGCGGAGGTCGGCGGCCAGCAATTCGGCACCTTCAAGCCTGCGCTGGCGGAACTGGCCGTCTCCAGAATGGGCCCGATCACCGCCGAAATGCAGCGTCTGATGGCCGACCCGGCCGAGATCGACCGCATCCTCGCCCGCGGCGCGGAACAGGCGCGCGAGATCACCGCCCCGATCCTCAAACGCACCTATGAGATCGTCGGCATGGTCGGCTAA
- a CDS encoding BglII/BstYI family type II restriction endonuclease gives MSRLSNLARRIDDAVFDDDRLVEDLLPADLRDRYSVTSYRSAAAVLQQRAPEELAAIIRVLRQFTISRDEIRAPGGNRMSATTRFAQYAAAENFHEEVRIKADLLVQLTAGKGDSAPEVDRIIREDFIHNHMVDFWRGRVAFDYEWNSKDQTYDRDLYAFRSFFEAGVIDVGVIVTRELSNDFFKSLGNCLDKFGNETDKTVSAKFGASTTGTHKLISRIAAGRSGGCPVLVLGILPGNITPD, from the coding sequence GTGTCGCGGCTGAGTAATCTGGCGCGGCGCATCGACGACGCGGTTTTCGACGACGACAGGCTCGTCGAAGATCTGCTGCCCGCCGATCTGCGCGACCGCTATTCCGTCACCAGCTACCGCAGCGCCGCCGCCGTGCTGCAACAACGCGCGCCCGAGGAATTGGCCGCGATCATCCGCGTGCTGCGCCAATTCACCATCAGCCGCGATGAAATCCGCGCGCCGGGGGGCAACCGCATGTCGGCCACCACCCGTTTCGCGCAATATGCCGCAGCCGAGAATTTCCACGAAGAGGTGCGCATCAAGGCCGACCTGCTGGTGCAACTCACCGCCGGCAAAGGCGACAGCGCGCCCGAGGTTGACCGCATCATCCGCGAAGACTTCATCCACAACCATATGGTCGATTTCTGGCGCGGCCGGGTGGCGTTCGACTATGAGTGGAACAGCAAGGACCAGACCTATGACCGCGACCTTTACGCCTTTCGCAGCTTCTTCGAAGCGGGGGTGATCGACGTGGGCGTCATTGTCACGCGCGAACTGTCGAACGATTTTTTCAAATCGCTCGGCAATTGCTTGGACAAATTCGGCAATGAGACCGACAAGACCGTCAGCGCGAAATTCGGGGCCAGCACCACCGGCACCCACAAGCTGATCAGCCGCATCGCCGCCGGGCGTAGCGGCGGCTGCCCGGTTCTGGTGCTGGGCATCCTACCGGGCAATATCACCCCCGACTGA
- a CDS encoding MT-A70 family methyltransferase: MSDNPSQDLRDFLGKDRFGCVMADPPWRFTNRTGKVAPEHKRLARYPTMTVEDICALPVADHLEDRAHCYMWVPNALLPEGLQVLKAWGFEYKSNIIWHKIRKDGGSDGRGVGFYFRNVTEILLFGVRGKNVRTLDAGRRQVNMLQTRKREHSRKPDEQYDLIESCSWGPYLELFGRGVREGWTVWGNQAEADYKPDWKTYSYNSSVAAE, translated from the coding sequence ATGAGCGATAATCCATCACAAGACCTACGCGACTTTCTGGGGAAAGACCGGTTTGGATGCGTCATGGCGGACCCGCCGTGGCGCTTTACCAACCGCACCGGAAAGGTCGCGCCCGAGCATAAGCGCTTGGCCCGTTATCCCACGATGACGGTTGAGGATATCTGCGCCCTGCCCGTGGCCGATCACCTCGAAGACCGCGCGCATTGCTACATGTGGGTGCCAAATGCGCTGCTGCCCGAAGGGTTGCAGGTGCTCAAGGCTTGGGGGTTTGAGTATAAATCCAACATCATCTGGCACAAAATCCGCAAGGATGGCGGCAGTGATGGGCGCGGCGTGGGTTTTTACTTCCGCAATGTGACCGAGATTTTGCTGTTCGGCGTGCGTGGTAAGAACGTGCGCACGCTCGACGCCGGGCGGCGGCAGGTGAACATGCTGCAAACCCGCAAGCGCGAGCATTCGCGCAAGCCGGATGAGCAATATGACCTGATCGAAAGCTGCTCTTGGGGCCCCTACCTCGAACTCTTCGGGCGCGGCGTGCGCGAGGGTTGGACCGTTTGGGGCAATCAGGCCGAGGCGGATTACAAGCCCGATTGGAAGACCTACAGCTACAATTCCAGTGTCGCGGCTGAGTAA
- the mce gene encoding methylmalonyl-CoA epimerase yields the protein MIGRLNHVAIAVPDLEAAADQYRHALGAKVGAPQAEPDHGVTVIFIELPNTKIELLHPLGEDSPINGFLEKNPAGGIHHICYEVEDILAARDHLKSTGARVLGSGEPKIGAHGKPVLFLHPKDFNGALVELEEV from the coding sequence ATGATCGGACGTCTTAACCATGTGGCCATCGCGGTGCCGGATCTCGAAGCGGCGGCGGATCAGTATCGCCACGCGCTTGGGGCCAAGGTCGGCGCGCCGCAGGCCGAACCGGACCACGGGGTGACCGTGATCTTCATCGAACTGCCGAATACCAAGATCGAATTGCTGCATCCCTTGGGCGAAGACAGCCCAATTAACGGCTTTCTGGAAAAGAACCCGGCGGGTGGCATCCACCACATCTGCTATGAGGTCGAAGACATCCTCGCCGCGCGGGACCATCTGAAATCCACCGGCGCGCGTGTCTTGGGCTCGGGCGAGCCGAAGATCGGGGCGCATGGCAAGCCGGTATTGTTCCTACACCCCAAGGATTTCAACGGCGCGCTCGTCGAGCTTGAGGAGGTCTGA
- a CDS encoding nitroreductase family protein translates to MPVADPSALAFLQNRRSRPAKTLGLPVPDAKALRPLLTAAARTPDHGKLEPWRFVVIDRAAMARLAEVVETRGAALGLGAEDITKGRGQFDQGNLAVAVIEVQKPSSKIPPLEQTYSAGAVCLALLNAALAAGWGANWLSGWPAHDRGFMEEGLALAPHERIAGIIHIGTETTAPPERPRPDIDGITTWL, encoded by the coding sequence ATGCCCGTAGCTGATCCTTCCGCCCTCGCCTTTTTGCAAAACCGCCGCTCGCGCCCGGCCAAGACACTGGGCCTGCCGGTGCCCGATGCCAAGGCCCTGCGCCCGCTTCTGACCGCCGCCGCGCGCACGCCGGATCATGGCAAGTTGGAGCCCTGGCGTTTCGTGGTCATCGACCGTGCCGCAATGGCGCGTTTGGCAGAGGTGGTCGAGACACGCGGCGCGGCGCTTGGCCTTGGGGCCGAGGACATCACCAAAGGGCGCGGGCAGTTCGATCAGGGCAACCTCGCCGTGGCGGTGATCGAGGTGCAAAAACCCTCTTCCAAAATTCCGCCGCTGGAGCAGACCTATTCCGCCGGGGCGGTTTGCCTCGCGCTTCTGAATGCCGCCCTCGCCGCAGGCTGGGGCGCCAATTGGCTCAGCGGTTGGCCCGCCCATGACCGGGGTTTCATGGAAGAGGGCTTGGCCCTCGCCCCGCATGAGCGCATCGCGGGCATCATTCACATTGGCACCGAAACCACCGCCCCGCCGGAGCGTCCGCGCCCGGACATCGACGGGATCACCACATGGCTGTAG
- the urtC gene encoding urea ABC transporter permease subunit UrtC, with translation MTQTHSQRSSFIGRNPSVLYFLAALGLFTALVTVMSEAVGTGLVSTSFVKTLGKTLCLCLVAIAMDVVWGYCGILSLGHFAFFGIGGYAIGMWLMYARTEIIVADSLAGQTIPPTPQEISDAIGNQIFGVVGSSDFPLIWAFADSLWIQLAFVVLISGALALVFGWLAFRSRVNGVYLSILTQAMTLALALYLFQNDSGLRGNNGLSGLQNIPGFADSGQDVVSIVFFLGSAVALALGYLFFAWITDSKLGNIIQAVRDDESRVRFLGYHVESYKLFVFTITAIVAGIAGALYYPQAGIINPAEIAPIASIYLAVWVAIGGRGRLYGAVIGAAVVSLLSSWFTGGGAPSIDLGVYTIHWVDWWLVLLGLSFVLITLFAPKGIGGLFDKLVRKS, from the coding sequence TTCTCTACTTCCTCGCCGCGCTGGGCCTGTTCACGGCCCTTGTCACGGTGATGTCCGAAGCGGTCGGCACCGGGCTTGTCTCGACCTCTTTCGTCAAGACCTTGGGCAAGACCCTTTGCCTGTGCCTTGTGGCCATCGCGATGGATGTGGTCTGGGGATATTGCGGCATCCTCAGCCTTGGGCATTTCGCCTTTTTCGGGATCGGGGGCTACGCTATCGGGATGTGGCTCATGTATGCGCGCACCGAGATCATCGTGGCCGACAGCCTCGCCGGTCAGACCATCCCGCCCACGCCGCAGGAGATATCGGACGCGATCGGAAACCAGATTTTCGGGGTTGTCGGCTCATCCGACTTTCCGCTGATCTGGGCCTTTGCGGACAGCCTGTGGATTCAATTGGCCTTCGTCGTGCTGATCTCCGGCGCGCTGGCGCTGGTCTTTGGCTGGCTTGCGTTCCGCAGCCGCGTCAATGGGGTCTACCTGTCGATCCTAACCCAAGCCATGACGCTGGCGCTGGCGCTTTACCTCTTCCAGAACGACAGCGGGCTGCGGGGCAACAACGGCTTGTCGGGCCTGCAAAACATCCCCGGTTTCGCCGATAGCGGGCAAGACGTGGTCTCAATCGTCTTTTTCCTCGGCTCCGCCGTGGCGCTCGCATTGGGCTATCTGTTCTTCGCTTGGATCACCGACAGCAAGCTGGGCAATATCATCCAAGCCGTCCGCGACGATGAATCGCGCGTCCGTTTCCTTGGCTATCATGTGGAAAGCTATAAGCTCTTCGTCTTTACCATCACCGCCATCGTCGCAGGCATCGCGGGCGCGCTCTATTACCCGCAGGCGGGCATTATCAACCCGGCTGAGATCGCGCCCATCGCCTCAATCTATCTGGCGGTCTGGGTCGCCATTGGCGGGCGAGGGCGGCTTTACGGGGCGGTCATCGGGGCGGCGGTGGTCTCGCTCCTGTCCAGTTGGTTCACGGGGGGCGGCGCGCCCAGCATCGATCTGGGGGTCTATACGATCCATTGGGTCGACTGGTGGCTGGTGCTGCTTGGTCTCAGCTTTGTACTTATCACGCTGTTTGCGCCCAAGGGCATCGGCGGCCTCTTTGACAAACTGGTGCGCAAGTCATGA